A stretch of the Acidilobus sp. 7A genome encodes the following:
- a CDS encoding PadR family transcriptional regulator has product MKGGLLKGLATFLILAELADRPKCGYEIGKEISKKVGGKLPPGYVYVMLGTLERKGLVESERSAGRKKEYRLTESGVRFLIEHEEHIKRLIELLSEVQGVVKGLKETELQAEGPATR; this is encoded by the coding sequence GTGAAGGGAGGCCTCCTCAAGGGCCTTGCGACGTTCCTGATACTGGCGGAGCTCGCCGACAGGCCGAAGTGCGGCTACGAGATAGGCAAGGAGATCTCTAAGAAGGTGGGCGGCAAGCTGCCGCCGGGCTACGTGTACGTGATGCTTGGGACCCTTGAGAGAAAGGGGCTTGTGGAGAGCGAGAGGTCGGCCGGCAGGAAGAAGGAGTACAGGCTGACCGAGAGCGGCGTCAGGTTCCTCATAGAGCATGAGGAGCACATAAAGAGACTCATAGAGCTGCTCTCGGAGGTCCAGGGCGTTGTTAAGGGGCTGAAGGAGACGGAGCTTCAGGCGGAGGGCCCAGCGACCCGCTGA
- a CDS encoding M20 family metallopeptidase: MSEENLGQRLAKLASDMIKIDTSNPPGNTREFVNFLVDYLQLQGFTPDTVELEEGKPNLLVKVGSSSPTLILNGHMDVVPAGDEDKWTEAKPFSGEIKEGRVYGRGATDMKGGLAVITALFSDVAKLIEDRGAGSLMLVASADEEVGGEKGLGGLVRSGLVKGNAAIIAEPSGVDTISMGEKGLCQLRLVVKGRSAHGSMPILGDNAILKAGDALEIVSQVIGIYNSKLELPKELEELLNSSVDVLVDEANKRQLKISREEAEYVLKRVTFNPGVMRCGTKVNVVPDRCDIEVDLRLPPGVKHNGSHSACDALAEMVLDSLEVNLHSQDFEIKVIGSSEPNFTDPNSDIVKVVAQAVEKVVGARPRYRIETGATDGRYLRYAGVPTVVYGPGEPFLAHSYNEYVKVKDLEIAYRALYDAVLAYFKVS, translated from the coding sequence GTGAGCGAGGAGAACTTAGGCCAAAGGCTTGCCAAGCTGGCCTCAGACATGATAAAGATAGACACCTCAAACCCCCCAGGCAACACGAGGGAGTTCGTTAACTTCCTGGTGGACTACCTTCAGCTCCAGGGCTTCACACCTGATACGGTGGAGCTAGAGGAGGGGAAGCCTAACCTATTAGTTAAGGTTGGCAGCAGCTCGCCTACGCTCATACTTAACGGACACATGGACGTGGTGCCAGCTGGGGACGAGGACAAGTGGACAGAGGCCAAGCCGTTCTCAGGAGAGATAAAGGAGGGCAGGGTGTACGGCAGGGGGGCCACGGACATGAAGGGAGGGCTTGCGGTCATAACTGCCCTGTTCTCTGACGTCGCTAAGCTCATAGAGGACAGGGGGGCCGGGAGCCTGATGCTGGTGGCCAGCGCCGACGAGGAGGTTGGAGGCGAGAAAGGGCTGGGCGGCCTGGTCAGGAGCGGGCTCGTTAAGGGCAACGCCGCTATAATAGCTGAGCCCTCGGGCGTCGACACAATTTCGATGGGCGAAAAGGGCCTCTGCCAGCTGAGGCTCGTGGTGAAGGGCAGGTCGGCCCACGGCAGCATGCCAATACTTGGCGACAACGCTATACTTAAGGCAGGGGACGCCCTGGAGATAGTCTCACAGGTTATAGGCATCTACAACTCCAAGCTGGAGCTGCCCAAGGAGCTTGAGGAGTTGCTTAACAGCTCCGTCGACGTTCTAGTTGACGAGGCTAACAAGAGGCAACTTAAGATATCGCGCGAGGAGGCCGAGTACGTGCTCAAGAGGGTTACATTCAACCCTGGAGTCATGAGGTGCGGCACGAAGGTTAACGTGGTACCGGACAGGTGCGACATAGAGGTGGACCTCAGGCTGCCGCCGGGCGTTAAGCATAACGGGAGCCACAGCGCCTGCGACGCCCTAGCTGAGATGGTTTTGGACTCTCTCGAGGTTAACCTGCACAGCCAGGACTTTGAAATTAAGGTAATAGGAAGCAGCGAGCCTAACTTCACCGACCCTAACAGCGATATAGTGAAGGTGGTGGCACAGGCCGTTGAGAAGGTCGTAGGCGCCAGGCCCAGGTACCGCATAGAGACAGGAGCCACAGATGGCCGCTACTTGAGGTACGCTGGAGTTCCGACGGTAGTTTACGGCCCAGGGGAGCCGTTCCTGGCACACTCGTACAACGAGTACGTGAAGGTGAAGGACCTGGAGATTGCTTACAGGGCCCTCTATGACGCAGTCCTTGCGTACTTTAAGGTCAGCTAG
- a CDS encoding peroxiredoxin — MIEVGSPAPDFTARAYFPAENKVGTISLHDLKGKWVILTFHPGDFTFVCATDLEAFQAYYDKFKANNAEILAISTDSVYSHKVWVETSPRVKGVKFPLVDDISKQISATYGFLNPATGMTRRGTVIINPDGIVEYISVHDDRLGKDVVHIYNAFMNLKYLYEHPAGPTEFDIIAANKGEGSQVLHIRIPDSIGKL; from the coding sequence ATGATAGAGGTTGGATCTCCAGCGCCGGACTTCACTGCAAGGGCTTACTTCCCTGCAGAGAACAAGGTAGGCACCATAAGCCTTCATGACCTTAAGGGCAAGTGGGTCATACTAACCTTCCACCCTGGCGACTTCACGTTCGTGTGCGCCACAGACCTGGAGGCCTTCCAGGCCTACTACGACAAGTTCAAGGCCAACAACGCCGAGATCCTGGCCATTAGCACCGACAGCGTCTACTCGCACAAGGTGTGGGTTGAGACTAGCCCAAGGGTCAAGGGCGTCAAGTTCCCGCTGGTGGACGACATAAGCAAGCAGATATCGGCGACCTACGGCTTCCTTAACCCGGCCACTGGAATGACTAGGAGAGGTACAGTGATAATAAACCCCGACGGCATTGTTGAGTACATATCAGTCCACGACGATAGGCTGGGCAAGGACGTGGTGCACATCTACAACGCCTTTATGAACCTCAAGTACCTCTACGAGCACCCAGCAGGGCCGACGGAGTTTGACATAATAGCTGCTAACAAGGGAGAGGGCAGCCAGGTGCTGCACATAAGGATACCTGACAGCATAGGAAAGCTGTGA
- a CDS encoding nucleotidyltransferase produces MVSRRAFAEAMKLLLANDLKFTVIGGAVIALATGADDMGEDVDLFAESPNVINEEDAYRSIADSNSWDYGQTWLGTPRITVIVGDEEVPVEFYDNLYDFYVPEDFISSARKVEVEGVRVKAIGVEQYLVLKARAGRKEDEEALKNIGESVKRGRLKVEASKVLQLASEFDEGQVIVRRLREYKII; encoded by the coding sequence TTGGTCAGCAGGAGAGCCTTCGCTGAAGCTATGAAGTTACTGCTAGCAAACGACCTGAAGTTCACAGTCATAGGAGGTGCTGTGATTGCTCTAGCCACGGGGGCTGACGACATGGGCGAGGACGTAGACCTCTTCGCCGAGTCCCCAAACGTGATCAACGAGGAGGACGCCTACAGGTCGATAGCTGATTCAAACTCGTGGGACTACGGCCAGACATGGCTTGGGACGCCGAGGATAACAGTTATAGTTGGCGATGAGGAGGTCCCTGTAGAGTTCTATGATAACCTCTACGACTTCTATGTGCCAGAGGACTTCATATCGAGCGCCAGGAAGGTCGAGGTGGAGGGGGTGAGAGTGAAGGCGATAGGGGTCGAGCAGTACCTCGTCCTGAAGGCCAGGGCCGGCAGGAAGGAGGACGAGGAGGCCCTGAAGAACATAGGGGAGAGCGTGAAGAGGGGCAGACTTAAGGTTGAAGCCTCCAAGGTCCTCCAGCTGGCCAGCGAGTTTGACGAGGGCCAAGTTATAGTGAGAAGGCTGCGGGAGTACAAAATAATATAG
- a CDS encoding RtcB family protein: MRVPAIIYADDLLVQKMQQDMTLLQAANVACLQGVQRYSIVMPDGHQGYGFPIGGVAAMDIEENGVISPGGVGYDINCGVRLIRTDLTANDVRPRIKDLVNAIYDNVPSGLGSTGKLRLSFQELNRVLDEGVRWAVEKGYGWEEDVERIEERGSWKLADSSKVSDTARRRGAAELGTLGSGNHFLEVQVVDKVYDERLAKAFGLFEGQVTVMIHTGSRGLGHQVASDYLQIMERAMRKYNTVPPDRELASIPYNTPEAQDYVRAMAAGANYAWTNRQIITHWVRQSFQQVFKVDPEKLGMHLVYDVAHNIAKIEEYDIDGKRRKVVVHRKGATRAFPPGSPEIPAAYREYGQPVLIPGSMGTASYVLAGVDTGVKTWFTAPHGAGRWMSRSGAKREKTYKDVVQEMESKGIYLKASNVATVIEEMPEAYKDVDRVAQVAHEVGIGKLVARLRPIGVTKG, encoded by the coding sequence ATGAGGGTCCCCGCAATAATATATGCCGACGACCTGCTGGTCCAGAAGATGCAGCAGGACATGACGCTCCTACAGGCGGCCAACGTAGCCTGCCTGCAGGGTGTCCAGAGGTACAGCATAGTCATGCCTGACGGCCACCAGGGCTACGGGTTCCCAATAGGTGGCGTGGCCGCCATGGACATAGAGGAGAACGGCGTCATAAGCCCTGGGGGCGTCGGGTACGACATAAACTGCGGGGTCCGCCTGATAAGGACTGACCTCACGGCGAACGACGTGAGGCCGAGGATAAAGGACCTCGTGAACGCAATATACGACAACGTGCCCAGCGGCCTCGGCAGCACAGGAAAGCTTAGGCTGAGCTTTCAGGAGCTCAACAGGGTCCTCGACGAGGGCGTCAGGTGGGCCGTGGAGAAGGGCTACGGCTGGGAGGAGGACGTAGAGAGAATAGAGGAGCGCGGCAGCTGGAAGTTGGCGGACTCAAGCAAGGTAAGCGACACTGCCAGGAGGAGGGGGGCAGCCGAGCTCGGCACCCTGGGCAGCGGCAACCACTTCCTTGAGGTCCAGGTAGTTGACAAGGTCTACGACGAGAGGCTCGCCAAGGCCTTCGGGCTCTTTGAGGGCCAGGTAACGGTGATGATACACACGGGCAGCAGGGGGCTCGGGCACCAGGTGGCGAGCGACTACCTTCAGATAATGGAGAGGGCCATGAGAAAGTACAACACGGTGCCGCCAGACAGGGAGCTGGCCAGCATACCTTACAACACGCCTGAGGCCCAGGACTACGTCAGGGCCATGGCGGCGGGGGCGAACTACGCCTGGACAAACAGGCAGATAATAACTCACTGGGTGAGGCAGAGCTTCCAGCAGGTCTTCAAGGTGGACCCCGAGAAGCTTGGAATGCACCTTGTCTACGACGTGGCCCATAACATAGCTAAGATAGAGGAGTACGACATTGACGGGAAGAGGAGGAAGGTTGTCGTTCACAGGAAGGGCGCCACGAGGGCCTTCCCGCCAGGGAGCCCTGAGATACCTGCAGCGTACAGGGAGTACGGGCAGCCTGTGCTCATACCTGGCAGCATGGGCACCGCCAGCTACGTGCTCGCAGGCGTCGACACTGGCGTTAAGACGTGGTTCACGGCACCGCACGGGGCAGGGAGGTGGATGAGCAGGTCCGGGGCCAAGAGGGAGAAGACCTACAAGGACGTTGTACAGGAGATGGAGAGCAAGGGCATATACCTGAAGGCCAGCAACGTGGCCACCGTCATTGAGGAGATGCCTGAGGCCTACAAGGACGTTGACAGGGTGGCGCAGGTGGCACACGAGGTGGGCATAGGTAAGCTCGTCGCCAGGCTGAGACCCATAGGCGTGACCAAGGGCTGA
- the rpl4p gene encoding 50S ribosomal protein L4 — MKEVGLGFLLYMSPPITVPRYDVEGKEAGEVQLPDVFRVPIRRDLIHRVFMSEFTASLQPKSRDPMAGKRTTAVSLGIHHGLARVPRVKGSTRARLAPFVRGGRRAFPLTVKENIREDVNRKERLMGTMSALAATAVPEMVRDRGHVFEAKATPVVIDSAVLEAVKRASDARGLLKKVGVYSDVERAAEGTRVRAGKGKMRGRRYVTPVSVLFIVDDVDSPFARAVRSFPGVDVVEPQLVSVLELAPGGEPGRLTVITSNSLEALAQRFKVRGEQA, encoded by the coding sequence ATGAAGGAGGTAGGCCTAGGCTTCCTGCTCTACATGAGCCCGCCAATAACGGTGCCCAGATACGACGTAGAGGGCAAGGAGGCAGGTGAGGTCCAGCTGCCTGACGTCTTCAGGGTGCCAATCAGGCGCGACCTAATACACAGGGTCTTCATGAGTGAGTTCACCGCGTCCCTCCAGCCGAAGAGCAGGGACCCCATGGCTGGTAAGAGGACCACCGCGGTCAGCCTCGGCATACACCACGGCCTGGCCAGGGTGCCGAGGGTCAAGGGGTCAACGAGGGCCAGGCTCGCCCCCTTCGTTAGGGGAGGAAGGAGGGCCTTCCCCCTGACGGTGAAGGAGAACATAAGGGAGGACGTTAACAGAAAAGAGAGGCTCATGGGCACCATGAGCGCGCTTGCTGCAACTGCCGTGCCTGAGATGGTCAGGGACAGGGGGCACGTGTTTGAAGCCAAGGCGACGCCTGTGGTTATAGACTCAGCCGTGCTGGAGGCCGTGAAGAGGGCCTCAGACGCCAGGGGGCTCCTGAAGAAGGTGGGGGTTTACAGCGACGTAGAGAGGGCCGCCGAGGGCACCAGGGTAAGGGCTGGAAAGGGCAAAATGCGCGGCAGGAGGTACGTGACGCCCGTTAGCGTGCTCTTCATAGTTGACGACGTAGACTCACCGTTCGCCAGGGCTGTGAGGTCGTTCCCAGGCGTTGACGTGGTGGAGCCGCAGCTAGTGAGCGTCCTGGAACTTGCGCCTGGCGGCGAGCCTGGCAGGCTCACTGTTATAACAAGCAACTCGCTGGAGGCGCTTGCACAGAGGTTCAAGGTCAGAGGTGAGCAGGCTTGA
- a CDS encoding mandelate racemase/muconate lactonizing enzyme family protein: MRELRITKVSSFTVQANFQWTFVRVYAGDLYGTGEAGPTPGASAIAEALGKVIVGEDALKVNRVLQKLRWATLYAGTSAYHIISAIDMALYDLIGKYLNVPVYALLGGDRTEVPVYVDAHGGKGLEAMDSTLMPVEPSWAAQANVERERIKEPTPVHGRLTAEQWNPDYSPEGYASRAKELKAEGWRAIKFDLDVPTPYSDPLRLRSGRLSQAEVQYLASLASAVREAVGYDVDIMFDLHWRYDVSTGVALCRALEPVRPRWVEDPTPAVTTLTNFDELRLITSQCPVPIEVGENLYTSYQFKDLIGTGIMVWAPDPAKAGGITELRRIEELASLYDIEVSPHNIGSPIATVAAAHAASVGNTFGALEFHGHDLPFWNDLVKSKKRVIDVGRGAIVLGDEPGLGVELDEEVARRLWPGFEL, encoded by the coding sequence TTGAGGGAGCTCAGGATAACCAAGGTTTCCTCGTTTACCGTTCAGGCGAACTTCCAGTGGACCTTTGTGAGGGTCTACGCAGGCGACCTCTACGGCACCGGCGAGGCGGGGCCGACGCCGGGCGCCTCGGCGATAGCTGAGGCGCTGGGCAAGGTGATAGTCGGGGAGGACGCGCTCAAGGTTAACAGGGTCCTCCAGAAGCTCAGGTGGGCCACGCTGTACGCTGGGACCTCGGCGTACCACATAATATCAGCCATAGACATGGCCCTTTACGACCTCATAGGCAAGTACCTCAACGTGCCCGTCTACGCCCTCCTGGGCGGTGACAGGACGGAGGTGCCGGTCTACGTTGACGCCCACGGGGGCAAGGGGCTGGAGGCCATGGACTCCACCCTCATGCCAGTCGAGCCCTCCTGGGCAGCCCAGGCCAACGTGGAGAGGGAGAGGATAAAGGAGCCGACGCCGGTCCACGGCAGGCTGACGGCTGAGCAGTGGAACCCCGACTACAGCCCCGAGGGCTACGCCTCGAGGGCTAAGGAGCTCAAGGCCGAGGGCTGGAGGGCCATAAAGTTCGACCTCGACGTCCCAACGCCCTACTCTGACCCCCTCAGGCTCAGGAGCGGCAGGCTCAGTCAGGCGGAGGTACAGTACCTGGCCTCCCTGGCATCAGCTGTTAGGGAGGCGGTGGGCTATGACGTTGACATAATGTTTGACCTGCACTGGCGCTACGACGTGAGCACAGGCGTAGCGCTCTGCAGGGCCCTTGAGCCAGTGAGGCCCAGGTGGGTCGAGGACCCGACGCCTGCTGTCACCACGCTCACTAACTTTGACGAGCTGAGGCTGATTACCTCCCAGTGCCCTGTTCCAATAGAGGTCGGAGAGAACCTTTACACCTCGTACCAGTTCAAGGACCTCATAGGGACTGGCATCATGGTCTGGGCCCCCGACCCAGCCAAGGCTGGGGGCATAACGGAGCTGAGGAGGATAGAGGAGCTGGCATCCCTCTACGACATAGAGGTCTCACCCCATAACATAGGCTCCCCAATAGCAACCGTGGCTGCCGCCCACGCGGCCTCCGTGGGCAACACCTTCGGGGCCCTTGAGTTCCACGGCCACGACCTGCCCTTCTGGAACGACCTAGTCAAGAGTAAGAAGAGGGTCATAGACGTAGGCAGGGGCGCCATAGTCCTCGGCGACGAACCGGGCCTCGGAGTTGAGCTCGACGAGGAGGTAGCAAGGAGGCTGTGGCCAGGCTTTGAGCTCTAA
- a CDS encoding 50S ribosomal protein L23: MSSREIIIRPVMSEKAMKLIEENNTLVLIVARSANKHEIKRAVEVSFGVKVESVNTLITPTGEKKAYVTLSKEYKASDVAAKLGLI; the protein is encoded by the coding sequence TTGAGCTCCAGGGAGATCATAATAAGGCCAGTGATGAGCGAGAAGGCTATGAAGCTAATAGAGGAGAACAACACGCTGGTCCTAATAGTCGCCAGGAGCGCTAACAAGCACGAAATAAAGAGGGCCGTCGAGGTCTCGTTTGGGGTAAAGGTAGAATCAGTTAACACCCTGATAACGCCCACAGGTGAGAAGAAGGCCTACGTGACGCTCTCTAAGGAGTACAAGGCCTCCGACGTGGCGGCGAAGCTAGGCCTCATATGA
- a CDS encoding 50S ribosomal protein L3 yields the protein MGHRKKSAPRRGSLGFMPRKRSSEFVPSVSTWPEVSVQKPTLLGFIGYKVGMTHAFIIDNRQGSPTLGKEVFRPITVVEAPPVYVLAVRGYSYDENVGLYTVGEAWIRPPLELGLERRISTLGAFDTQAMFKKLESSLDDLKEVRVLVATQPTLTGGLSKKAPDLLEVKVASPGGNVKAAFDYASSILGKTVSVGEVFQPGLMVDVITVTKGKGFQGDVKRFGVKVLPRWHKHRKGARGVGARSHGKGTWWEIPNPGQLGFHRRTEYNKRILDITDNWAAYTPAGGFLRYGIPRSTIVVLEGTIPGVAKRPIVMRYPVRPPRWYMKLGVVKPTITFVSLQSKQGV from the coding sequence GTGGGGCATCGTAAAAAGTCAGCGCCAAGACGCGGCAGCCTAGGGTTCATGCCGAGGAAGCGCTCCTCAGAGTTCGTGCCTAGCGTGAGCACTTGGCCTGAGGTCAGCGTGCAGAAGCCGACGCTGCTGGGCTTCATAGGCTACAAGGTTGGGATGACGCACGCATTCATCATTGACAACAGGCAGGGCTCTCCAACGCTCGGCAAGGAGGTCTTCAGGCCAATAACTGTCGTCGAGGCACCCCCAGTTTACGTGCTTGCTGTGAGGGGCTACAGCTATGACGAGAACGTTGGCCTTTACACCGTTGGCGAGGCCTGGATCAGGCCCCCTCTAGAGCTTGGGCTTGAGAGGAGGATAAGCACCCTTGGCGCCTTCGACACCCAGGCAATGTTTAAGAAGCTCGAGTCCTCGCTCGACGACCTTAAGGAGGTAAGGGTCCTAGTGGCGACGCAGCCCACGCTTACTGGCGGCCTGAGCAAGAAGGCCCCCGACCTGCTTGAGGTGAAGGTCGCCTCCCCAGGCGGCAACGTTAAGGCGGCCTTCGACTATGCCTCCTCTATACTTGGGAAGACCGTGAGCGTTGGCGAGGTCTTCCAGCCCGGCCTTATGGTTGACGTCATAACTGTCACCAAGGGCAAGGGCTTCCAGGGTGACGTGAAGAGGTTCGGCGTCAAGGTTCTGCCCAGGTGGCACAAACACAGGAAGGGGGCAAGGGGCGTTGGAGCCAGGAGCCACGGCAAGGGGACATGGTGGGAGATACCCAACCCAGGACAGCTAGGGTTCCACAGGAGGACTGAGTACAACAAGAGAATACTTGACATAACTGACAACTGGGCTGCGTACACGCCGGCTGGCGGCTTCCTCCGCTACGGCATACCAAGGAGCACCATAGTAGTCCTTGAGGGCACAATACCCGGCGTCGCGAAGAGGCCCATAGTGATGAGGTACCCTGTCAGGCCGCCCAGGTGGTATATGAAGCTTGGAGTCGTCAAGCCCACGATAACGTTTGTGAGCCTCCAGAGCAAGCAGGGGGTGTGA
- a CDS encoding Mrp/NBP35 family ATP-binding protein, translating to MSEPSDEEKKGLRMSLPQKSSQSSAPAGGQSYKEVAERMRQMQEEQKLVVQRTKEIPYKVAILSSKGGVGKSFVTANLAMALATMGKVVGVLDADFHGPSMPMMLGLKNVKGLLAREDGSIIPAANVYGVRLVSVGLMLPSEDSPVIWRGALKTSAIRQLLAYTDWEGAQYLLIDLPPGTGDEQLTIAQTIPGLTGFLLVTIPSEVSKMIVKKAAAFAEKLNVPLLGIVENMSYFKCPDGSVQYIFGKGAAEEIAKQFNIPFLGQIPLDPHIREANDEGVPFFLEYPDSEATKAFLDIARKFVEIVEGKGSSAQRVAGPSA from the coding sequence TTGAGCGAGCCCAGCGACGAGGAGAAGAAGGGCCTTAGGATGTCGTTACCGCAGAAGTCCTCGCAGTCCTCGGCCCCAGCCGGGGGGCAGAGCTACAAGGAGGTAGCTGAGAGGATGAGGCAGATGCAGGAGGAGCAGAAGCTTGTAGTGCAGAGAACGAAGGAGATACCGTACAAGGTCGCCATACTGAGCAGCAAAGGAGGAGTCGGCAAGTCCTTTGTGACTGCAAACCTGGCTATGGCGCTGGCAACGATGGGGAAGGTTGTGGGGGTCCTTGACGCTGACTTCCACGGCCCCAGCATGCCTATGATGCTCGGGCTCAAGAACGTGAAGGGACTTTTGGCTAGGGAAGATGGCAGCATAATTCCAGCCGCAAACGTTTATGGTGTCAGGCTTGTTTCAGTGGGCCTCATGCTGCCAAGCGAGGACTCCCCAGTGATCTGGAGAGGTGCCCTAAAGACCAGCGCAATAAGGCAGCTGTTGGCATACACCGACTGGGAGGGGGCCCAGTACCTACTCATAGATCTGCCACCTGGAACGGGCGACGAGCAGCTTACCATAGCCCAGACCATCCCAGGGCTCACGGGCTTCCTGCTGGTGACAATACCGAGCGAGGTCTCAAAGATGATTGTTAAGAAGGCCGCGGCCTTCGCTGAGAAGCTCAACGTGCCCCTGCTTGGAATAGTTGAGAACATGAGCTACTTCAAGTGCCCTGACGGCAGCGTTCAATACATATTCGGCAAGGGGGCCGCGGAGGAGATAGCCAAGCAGTTCAACATACCGTTCCTCGGCCAGATACCCCTCGACCCGCACATAAGGGAGGCAAACGATGAGGGGGTGCCGTTCTTCCTTGAGTACCCTGACTCCGAGGCCACTAAGGCGTTCCTCGACATAGCCAGGAAGTTCGTTGAAATAGTTGAGGGCAAGGGGTCCTCAGCTCAGCGGGTCGCTGGGCCCTCCGCCTGA
- a CDS encoding class I adenylate-forming enzyme family protein — MERVWAKLFGGLPELEPETRPVFSLLDEAWASREGVCAAIQLESGACYTWGGLRLASAKVAGLLRSLGVKPGSQVLFASQNRVEALAALIGIWRAGAIATLVDPLTISEDLYYQLEGRGVEVGVVSQQFYEREHSTMAKAGLKEVLVVDGQPREGEVKVHTMGEAMRENEVYGDDVEGTSRSVIMYYAGIAGRTMQVYHTHAALSTTVKALGVSMKLDFRPVSLVVAPMTHVLGLQVSTLTPLYLGGAVVMMQRWDEVTALKAIKAYGISYIAGAPTMHDSLVEAARRLGAPPGVRLGLSGGAPLRPETQDGFHSVFGAPLVQFYGMTESWVLTYQPTSVWEVKGTVGAPIAGVDVKVVNPDNPSEERGQGEVGELLAKAPWLMEAYEDPEDTKRAFFDGWLRTGDLMSFDERGLFYFRGVRKRMIKYKAYPIFPRDLEEVLRRHPAVEQAYVYGEKDPSVGERPVAKVVLRPGSSVTEKELLDFVNSRVAFYKKLHRVYIVDKIEA, encoded by the coding sequence GTGGAAAGGGTATGGGCTAAGCTGTTCGGCGGCCTGCCGGAGCTGGAGCCTGAGACAAGGCCAGTCTTCTCACTCCTTGATGAGGCCTGGGCCAGCAGGGAGGGGGTCTGCGCTGCTATACAGCTTGAGAGCGGCGCCTGCTACACCTGGGGAGGCCTAAGGCTAGCATCAGCCAAGGTGGCCGGCCTCCTGAGGTCACTCGGCGTCAAGCCAGGCAGCCAGGTGCTCTTCGCCTCCCAGAACAGGGTTGAGGCCCTAGCTGCCCTCATAGGCATCTGGAGGGCGGGTGCCATAGCGACCCTTGTGGACCCCCTGACCATATCGGAGGACCTATACTACCAGCTTGAGGGCAGGGGCGTAGAGGTTGGGGTCGTCTCGCAGCAGTTCTACGAGAGGGAGCACTCGACCATGGCTAAGGCGGGCTTAAAGGAAGTCCTAGTGGTCGACGGCCAGCCCAGGGAGGGCGAAGTTAAGGTACACACTATGGGCGAGGCGATGAGGGAGAACGAGGTTTATGGTGACGACGTCGAGGGGACCTCGAGGTCCGTCATAATGTACTACGCAGGTATAGCAGGGCGCACCATGCAGGTCTACCACACTCACGCGGCCCTCTCGACCACAGTCAAGGCCCTTGGAGTCTCAATGAAGCTTGACTTCAGGCCCGTGTCGCTGGTGGTGGCCCCAATGACGCACGTCCTGGGGCTCCAGGTCAGCACGCTGACGCCCCTCTACCTCGGGGGCGCCGTAGTTATGATGCAGAGGTGGGACGAGGTCACGGCGCTCAAGGCAATCAAGGCCTACGGAATCAGCTACATAGCAGGGGCGCCTACCATGCACGACTCCCTTGTGGAGGCGGCTAGGAGGCTCGGCGCCCCTCCCGGCGTCAGGCTCGGCCTGTCAGGGGGAGCCCCTCTCAGGCCTGAGACTCAGGACGGCTTCCACAGCGTCTTTGGGGCCCCGCTAGTTCAGTTCTACGGCATGACTGAGTCCTGGGTGTTGACCTACCAGCCCACCTCGGTCTGGGAAGTCAAGGGCACTGTGGGGGCGCCCATAGCGGGCGTCGACGTTAAGGTGGTCAACCCCGACAATCCCAGTGAGGAGCGGGGGCAGGGCGAGGTGGGCGAGCTCCTCGCTAAGGCGCCGTGGCTCATGGAGGCCTACGAGGACCCCGAGGACACTAAGAGGGCCTTCTTTGACGGCTGGCTCAGGACGGGGGACCTGATGTCATTTGACGAGAGGGGACTGTTCTACTTCAGGGGGGTCAGGAAGAGGATGATTAAGTACAAGGCCTACCCCATATTCCCGAGGGACCTGGAGGAGGTGCTCAGGAGGCACCCCGCCGTTGAGCAGGCTTACGTCTACGGCGAGAAGGACCCCTCGGTAGGAGAGAGGCCTGTGGCAAAGGTGGTACTGAGGCC